The proteins below are encoded in one region of Prevotella melaninogenica ATCC 25845:
- a CDS encoding copper homeostasis protein CutC → MNRTDFEIEICANSVESCIEAQKGGANRVELCMGIPEGGTTPSYGEIKMAREVLKETRLHVIIRNRGGDFLYTKQELQRMAMDIDLCRDLGVDGVVFGCLTPEGDIDLAANEYLMSHTKGMSVTFHRAFDHCREPEKALEQLIALGFERVLTSGQQPTAEKGISLLQRLNQLANGRIKIMAGCGVNEKNIARIRQKTGVPAFHFSAREPQASRMTYSNPSVYMGAEGADEDTIMLTTERRVRNTIDALMGKKA, encoded by the coding sequence ATGAACCGAACTGATTTTGAGATAGAGATATGTGCTAATAGCGTTGAAAGCTGTATCGAAGCACAGAAAGGTGGAGCTAATCGTGTAGAACTCTGCATGGGTATTCCCGAAGGTGGCACCACACCATCGTATGGTGAAATAAAAATGGCGAGAGAAGTGTTGAAGGAAACACGTCTACATGTCATCATCCGCAACCGTGGTGGCGACTTCCTTTATACTAAACAGGAACTTCAGCGCATGGCTATGGACATTGATCTCTGCCGTGACTTAGGTGTGGATGGCGTTGTTTTTGGCTGCCTGACGCCTGAAGGAGATATCGACTTGGCTGCCAACGAATATCTAATGTCACATACAAAAGGGATGAGTGTCACCTTCCATCGTGCCTTTGACCACTGCCGCGAACCAGAGAAAGCCTTGGAACAGCTCATTGCACTCGGCTTTGAGAGAGTACTTACATCGGGACAGCAACCCACTGCCGAAAAGGGTATTTCCCTACTCCAGCGATTGAATCAATTAGCTAATGGTCGCATAAAAATCATGGCGGGATGTGGTGTGAACGAAAAGAACATTGCTCGCATACGCCAAAAAACAGGTGTACCTGCTTTCCACTTCTCTGCCCGTGAACCACAAGCAAGTCGCATGACCTACTCTAACCCATCCGTCTATATGGGTGCTGAGGGTGCTGATGAAGACACTATCATGTTAACAACAGAGCGCAGAGTGAGAAATACTATTGACGCTTTGATGGGAAAGAAGGCGTAA
- a CDS encoding MerR family transcriptional regulator: MAENPRKLYYSIKEVAQQINVTESLLRYWETEFPHLRPKTTGNRVRQYTEKDIEQIKVIYNLVKVRGFKIAAARKMLQENRSGADKSQKVMETLFSVRDQLKELKKQLDGLV; encoded by the coding sequence ATGGCAGAGAATCCGCGCAAACTGTATTATTCTATCAAGGAAGTGGCACAGCAGATTAACGTTACGGAGAGTCTGTTGCGATACTGGGAAACTGAGTTTCCACACCTTCGTCCTAAGACGACGGGTAATCGTGTACGCCAATATACGGAGAAGGACATTGAACAGATCAAGGTTATTTACAACCTTGTCAAGGTGCGTGGCTTTAAGATTGCTGCAGCTCGCAAGATGTTGCAAGAGAACAGAAGTGGTGCTGACAAGAGCCAAAAGGTTATGGAAACCCTCTTCTCTGTACGCGACCAGCTGAAAGAACTTAAGAAACAGTTAGACGGTTTAGTGTAG
- a CDS encoding Abi family protein, with amino-acid sequence MKNQKPRTLDDQLSTLKNRGMHFLNEQLAKEFLNRINYFRLKYFWIDMLDMESGDFKKDIYFEDVIDRYELDKSFRQIIFDAIETLEIGLRTRIISTLSLSTGTGLWYLDNSLFENKYYHKEFVLKLKYEFGRSTDPFARDFIRESKHWDELSFEGDNPDAWMIIETASFGTLSKMYKNLKAQSPLQSAIAKDFGLNSSKELSSWLESISLLRNMIAHHSRLWYKVFAKKPVNIKGHHEKWLNQDMTDNQRKRAFGVVSCVLYLINNLNPKNTIKEQIIKIFSLHPKVPIYMLGFSDGWRENPIWK; translated from the coding sequence ATGAAGAACCAGAAACCACGAACGTTAGATGATCAACTTTCCACTTTAAAAAATCGTGGAATGCATTTCCTTAATGAACAATTAGCTAAGGAGTTTCTTAATCGTATAAATTATTTCCGTTTGAAGTACTTTTGGATAGACATGTTAGATATGGAATCTGGAGATTTCAAGAAGGACATATATTTCGAAGATGTTATTGATAGATATGAATTAGACAAATCTTTTCGTCAAATAATATTTGATGCGATAGAGACCTTGGAAATAGGGCTTCGTACCAGAATTATATCTACCCTTTCATTATCGACTGGCACAGGATTATGGTACCTTGATAATAGCCTGTTTGAAAATAAGTATTATCATAAGGAATTTGTTCTAAAATTAAAATATGAATTTGGAAGAAGTACAGACCCTTTTGCACGTGATTTTATCCGTGAGAGTAAGCACTGGGATGAATTATCGTTTGAAGGAGATAATCCTGATGCATGGATGATTATAGAGACAGCTTCATTTGGCACGCTCTCAAAGATGTATAAGAACCTTAAGGCTCAATCTCCTTTGCAATCGGCAATCGCTAAGGATTTTGGACTGAATTCATCAAAAGAACTTTCAAGTTGGCTGGAATCAATATCTCTATTAAGAAATATGATAGCCCACCACTCACGATTGTGGTATAAAGTGTTTGCAAAGAAACCTGTTAACATCAAGGGCCATCATGAAAAGTGGCTTAATCAAGATATGACAGATAATCAGAGGAAACGCGCTTTTGGAGTTGTTTCATGCGTGCTTTATCTCATTAACAACTTAAATCCTAAGAATACTATAAAAGAACAAATCATAAAAATTTTCTCTCTTCATCCCAAAGTTCCCATATACATGCTTGGCTTTTCTGATGGCTGGAGAGAGAATCCCATCTGGAAGTGA
- a CDS encoding transglutaminase-like domain-containing protein, which yields MKRILLSLFLAAVSLSSYAQHFITDPNFRQKVENAFQAKMKVIGKKFYNTKGLRVSPEEEEALHFLYAYMPIADATDYPTAYHLKNIRTALQTRKSMAWGKDVPELLFRHFVLPMRVNNEPLDSSRAIFYRELSERVKGLPMKDAILEVNHWCHERVTYEPSDARTSSPLQSIRTGRGRCGEESTFTVAALRSIGIPARQVYTPRWAHTDDNHAWVEAWADGKWYFLGACEPEPVLNLAWFNEPASRAMLMHTRAFGDYEGPEEVMLRTNNFTEINLIDNYGSTSKIDFKIVDKDGKPVDNAKVDFKIYNYAEFYTAVSKYTGTDGTTFLSAGKGDMIVWASKDGQFGFAKATFGKDKSITIKLDYNEQNMPKEADLDIVPPASNTTLPAVTKAQRDENTRRLTYEDSIRHAYIATFPTTESMKDYRYSAATPYIIKARGNWKTIQAFVEKYANQQDRALKLLSTLSDKDLRDMPMYILEDNMKAKSSQLSPRVESEMILTPFKQFFEKAFAKEAASFRKNPALLVEWIKKNIRMNPDSRAMRIPQTPRSVWESRITDSRSRDIFFVDVARSLGIEARMDPVAWKIQYKQEGKWVDVDFDAAAQQTAKTGKLVLTFTPDGFLDDPKYYSHFSISKIVNGQTWLMNFDEGQVDMGGGATWSNTFKNGATLDEGTYILVTGQRMADGSVLAHSRFFQIKPGETTTLPLDVRQESEGVKVIGSFNSEDLFDKDGQSVSILSQTGRGYYVLGVLGIGQEPTNHALHDIEKMKDKLDKWGRPFVLLFKNEVEAKKFQAQKGEFPNLPAKTIFGIDKDGTIQQEIVKEMKLRNTEQLPIFIIADTFNRIVFLSQGYTIGLGEQLVKTSSKL from the coding sequence ATGAAGAGAATCTTATTGAGTCTGTTTCTTGCTGCTGTCAGCCTTTCAAGTTATGCACAGCACTTTATTACAGACCCTAATTTCAGACAGAAAGTAGAAAATGCATTCCAAGCCAAGATGAAGGTTATTGGTAAGAAGTTCTATAACACAAAGGGACTTCGGGTATCTCCTGAAGAAGAGGAGGCATTACATTTCTTGTATGCTTATATGCCTATTGCTGATGCAACAGACTATCCAACAGCCTATCATCTTAAAAACATACGCACCGCTTTGCAAACAAGAAAATCGATGGCATGGGGAAAGGATGTCCCAGAATTGCTTTTCAGACATTTCGTTCTGCCAATGCGTGTGAACAATGAACCACTTGATAGTTCTCGTGCTATTTTCTATCGTGAACTGAGTGAGCGTGTAAAAGGACTTCCTATGAAGGATGCTATCCTTGAAGTGAACCACTGGTGTCATGAGCGAGTTACCTACGAGCCTTCCGATGCTCGTACTTCTTCACCACTACAGTCTATCCGTACGGGGCGTGGACGCTGTGGCGAAGAGAGCACCTTTACGGTAGCTGCCCTGCGTTCTATCGGTATTCCAGCTCGTCAGGTATATACTCCTCGCTGGGCACATACGGACGACAATCATGCTTGGGTAGAAGCGTGGGCGGATGGTAAATGGTATTTCTTAGGTGCTTGTGAACCTGAACCAGTACTCAACCTTGCTTGGTTTAACGAGCCAGCATCACGTGCAATGCTCATGCACACACGTGCTTTCGGTGATTATGAGGGTCCAGAGGAGGTGATGCTACGTACCAATAACTTCACCGAGATTAATCTCATCGACAACTATGGCAGTACGTCTAAGATTGATTTTAAGATTGTCGACAAGGATGGTAAGCCTGTTGACAACGCAAAGGTAGACTTCAAGATTTATAATTATGCCGAGTTCTATACAGCTGTGTCTAAGTACACTGGTACTGATGGAACTACCTTCCTCTCTGCTGGTAAGGGTGATATGATTGTCTGGGCATCAAAGGATGGACAGTTTGGCTTTGCTAAAGCTACCTTTGGAAAGGATAAGTCAATCACTATCAAACTGGATTATAACGAGCAAAATATGCCTAAGGAGGCTGATCTCGACATCGTTCCACCTGCTTCTAATACTACATTACCTGCCGTTACCAAGGCACAGCGGGATGAGAACACGCGTCGTTTGACCTATGAGGATTCTATCCGTCATGCTTACATTGCCACCTTCCCGACTACAGAATCAATGAAGGATTATCGTTATTCAGCTGCCACACCTTATATTATAAAGGCACGTGGAAATTGGAAGACTATTCAGGCATTTGTTGAGAAGTATGCTAATCAGCAAGATCGTGCACTAAAGTTACTCAGTACTTTGAGCGACAAGGACCTTCGTGACATGCCAATGTATATCTTAGAGGATAACATGAAGGCTAAGAGCAGCCAACTCTCTCCACGTGTTGAGAGTGAAATGATTCTCACACCGTTCAAACAATTCTTTGAGAAAGCCTTTGCAAAGGAGGCTGCAAGTTTCCGTAAGAACCCAGCTTTGTTGGTTGAATGGATTAAAAAGAATATCCGTATGAACCCTGATAGTCGTGCGATGAGAATCCCACAGACCCCAAGAAGTGTATGGGAGAGCCGTATTACCGATAGCCGCAGCCGTGATATCTTCTTCGTAGATGTAGCTCGCAGTCTTGGTATTGAGGCCCGTATGGACCCTGTGGCATGGAAGATTCAGTATAAACAAGAGGGCAAATGGGTGGATGTTGACTTTGATGCAGCAGCTCAGCAGACTGCTAAGACTGGTAAATTAGTACTGACATTCACCCCTGATGGCTTCCTCGATGATCCTAAGTATTATAGCCATTTCAGCATTAGTAAGATTGTTAACGGACAGACATGGCTGATGAACTTTGACGAAGGACAGGTAGATATGGGTGGAGGAGCTACATGGTCGAACACCTTTAAGAATGGGGCTACACTTGATGAGGGTACCTACATCCTCGTGACTGGTCAGCGTATGGCAGATGGTAGTGTACTTGCGCACAGCCGTTTCTTCCAGATTAAACCAGGCGAGACGACCACTCTCCCACTCGATGTACGTCAGGAAAGTGAAGGTGTGAAGGTTATTGGTAGCTTCAATAGTGAGGACTTGTTTGACAAAGACGGTCAGAGCGTTTCTATCCTAAGCCAGACGGGACGTGGCTATTACGTTCTCGGCGTATTGGGTATTGGTCAGGAGCCAACGAACCACGCATTGCATGATATTGAAAAGATGAAGGATAAACTCGATAAATGGGGTCGTCCATTCGTCTTACTCTTTAAGAACGAGGTGGAAGCTAAGAAGTTCCAAGCACAGAAGGGTGAGTTCCCTAATCTCCCTGCGAAGACTATCTTCGGTATTGATAAGGATGGAACCATTCAGCAGGAGATAGTGAAAGAGATGAAACTCCGCAATACTGAACAGCTGCCAATATTCATTATCGCTGATACCTTCAACCGTATTGTCTTCCTTTCTCAAGGATATACAATCGGATTGGGTGAGCAGCTCGTGAAGACAAGTAGTAAACTTTAA
- a CDS encoding C1 family peptidase, whose amino-acid sequence MRKNMFIACGLLSCVLTLQAQTKDGGIDAQMLQQIQKSGLTTSDRALSNAIATNSIDDLARNFRNSGPVDTYFSVETPKQNIQDQKSSGRCWLFTGLNVLRANFARRHKDTLRVEYSHVYLSFYDQLEKANLMLQGVIDNAGKPLDDPRVQFFFKNPISDGGTFCGVSDLVEKYGVVPMEAMQETYSAENTSRMARIVSSKLREYGLELRKMVADKKSKAAIKARKTEMLGNIYHILSLSLGEPVKTFTFAFKDKNGKQIGKAKTYTPQEFYKETVGGPLNGTFIMAMNDPRRPYYKTYEIEYDRHTYDGHNWKYVNLPMEDIAKMAIASLKDSTKMYTSYDVGKQLDRKRGYLDLDNYNYATLFGTTFPMNKAERIATFDSGSTHAMTLTAVDLDENGQPKKWKVENSWSASYGQNGYLIMSNPWFNEYTFRLVVDNKYVPENIMKAAQQKPIMVVPEDPLFQEDM is encoded by the coding sequence ATGAGAAAGAATATGTTTATAGCCTGTGGCTTGTTAAGTTGTGTGCTTACACTTCAGGCACAGACGAAAGATGGTGGTATTGATGCACAGATGTTGCAGCAGATTCAGAAGTCTGGATTGACAACATCTGACCGTGCTTTATCGAATGCAATCGCCACAAATTCTATTGATGATCTTGCTCGTAACTTCCGTAATTCTGGTCCTGTAGACACCTACTTTAGCGTGGAGACACCGAAACAGAATATCCAAGATCAGAAAAGTTCGGGTCGTTGCTGGCTCTTTACTGGACTGAATGTTTTGCGTGCTAACTTTGCTCGTCGCCATAAGGATACATTGAGAGTGGAATATTCTCACGTTTATCTCTCTTTCTATGACCAGTTAGAGAAGGCAAATTTGATGCTGCAAGGTGTGATAGACAATGCTGGTAAGCCATTAGACGACCCACGTGTGCAGTTCTTCTTTAAGAATCCTATCAGTGATGGTGGTACGTTCTGCGGTGTATCTGACTTGGTTGAGAAGTATGGTGTTGTACCAATGGAAGCCATGCAAGAAACCTATTCAGCTGAAAATACCTCTCGCATGGCAAGGATTGTGTCATCAAAACTACGTGAGTATGGTTTAGAGCTGCGTAAGATGGTAGCTGACAAGAAGTCGAAGGCAGCTATCAAGGCACGCAAGACAGAGATGTTGGGTAATATCTATCATATACTCTCACTTTCTTTGGGTGAGCCAGTGAAGACGTTCACCTTTGCTTTCAAGGATAAGAATGGTAAGCAGATTGGTAAGGCTAAGACCTATACACCACAGGAATTCTATAAGGAGACGGTGGGAGGTCCACTCAATGGAACCTTTATTATGGCTATGAACGATCCTCGTCGTCCTTACTATAAGACCTACGAAATTGAGTATGACCGTCATACCTACGATGGTCATAACTGGAAGTATGTGAACCTTCCAATGGAAGATATTGCGAAGATGGCTATAGCTTCGCTGAAAGACTCAACGAAGATGTACACCAGTTATGATGTTGGTAAGCAGCTCGACCGTAAGCGTGGTTATCTTGACTTAGATAATTATAACTATGCAACACTTTTCGGAACAACCTTCCCAATGAACAAGGCAGAGCGTATTGCAACCTTTGACAGTGGTTCTACGCATGCGATGACACTTACAGCAGTAGACTTAGATGAGAATGGTCAGCCAAAGAAATGGAAGGTAGAGAACTCTTGGAGTGCCTCTTATGGTCAGAATGGTTACTTGATTATGAGTAATCCTTGGTTTAATGAATACACCTTCCGTCTGGTTGTTGATAATAAGTACGTACCAGAGAATATCATGAAGGCTGCTCAGCAGAAACCAATAATGGTTGTTCCTGAGGACCCATTGTTCCAAGAGGATATGTAA
- a CDS encoding SusC/RagA family TonB-linked outer membrane protein: MARQHFLTHSLVCCLLLIGSTNIANAQRRHKAITKKQKQPLFLKSDTLPIVGSMAKIGKKQMNKGLVNSAINALSGQAVGVNVVTNGQDRMAMLTSVRVRGTTSLTGGNDPLVLIDGVSSDLSTLSTIYPADIESFTILKNASETSKYGSRGASGVIEVKTKRGNGSKFQIYYDGTAGFDVVYKRLRMLNATEYVSAAKALGLDYVDKGYDTNFQKEIVRTGFVNSHHVAFSGGSEKSNYRASLGYVRGQTVIKNKDYNNFVAKLDISQLAFDERLKIDFGAFGSSQQDEKIFDIQALSYSTAAMNPTLPFHKTGNGWQRNGNASQIGPTEPLLFERNDEKNLTFNSHLQLSLQLTHNLHLAALGSYSYTSTENGRFAPTWVWAQGLAYRGERKTEDILGNISLDWKYRWGINKLSTTILAEYQKKKIAAFWTQVKGLTNNYFGYDNLGAASDRPYGGTGSSYADPSLTSFMGTLTYTLLDRYTLNLTTRADGSSMVGKDHTWGIFPSISATWDMKKESFLRNNKSISLLNLRTGYGRSGNLGGISSYLTLRQYIPVGLISYNGTPTVTMGTLRNSNPDLRWETRSTFNIGTDLGLFNNRLLLTAEYYYSKTTDMLYEYDVPVPTFAFDKLLANIGSMSNSGFELGIGVVPISKKDMELNVNVNMAWQKNKLLSLNGKHNGRQMTASEITPIGGMNGAGFHGGYNDIIYQIVGQPLGVFYLPHCKGIVDNGHGHNKYDIADLNNDNVIDLSDHGDRYIAGQATPKMTLGSNISFRYKAFDISLQMNGAFGHKIFNGTTLSFLNMSNFPDYNVLAEAPARNIVDQNVTDYWLEKGDYLNFDYLTIGWNTPIKNKYISSLRVSFSINNLATITSYSGLTPIINSYVVDNTLGIDDKRTYPPYRTYSIGVSIKF; the protein is encoded by the coding sequence TGGTAAACTCAGCCATTAATGCCCTTTCCGGACAAGCCGTTGGTGTAAATGTCGTTACGAATGGGCAGGATCGTATGGCAATGTTGACCAGTGTGCGTGTTCGTGGCACGACATCGCTTACTGGTGGTAATGACCCTCTGGTCCTTATAGATGGTGTTTCATCTGATTTATCTACCCTATCCACCATTTATCCTGCTGATATCGAAAGCTTTACTATCCTCAAGAATGCTTCAGAAACGTCTAAGTATGGTTCACGAGGAGCATCGGGTGTTATCGAAGTAAAGACAAAGCGTGGCAATGGTAGTAAGTTCCAGATTTACTATGACGGAACTGCTGGATTCGACGTTGTATACAAACGACTTCGAATGCTCAATGCTACGGAGTATGTTAGTGCTGCAAAAGCATTGGGATTAGACTATGTTGATAAGGGCTATGATACTAACTTCCAAAAAGAAATAGTACGAACAGGTTTCGTAAACTCACACCACGTGGCTTTTAGTGGAGGCAGTGAGAAGTCTAACTATCGTGCCTCATTAGGCTATGTGCGCGGTCAAACGGTTATTAAAAACAAGGATTACAATAACTTCGTGGCTAAGTTAGACATCTCACAGCTTGCCTTTGACGAGAGACTAAAGATAGACTTTGGTGCCTTCGGTTCATCTCAACAAGATGAAAAGATATTTGATATTCAAGCACTTTCCTACTCTACTGCTGCAATGAATCCAACACTCCCATTCCACAAAACAGGAAACGGATGGCAGAGGAATGGCAATGCATCACAGATAGGACCGACAGAACCATTGCTGTTTGAGCGTAACGATGAAAAGAATCTTACGTTCAATTCACATCTACAGTTGTCCTTACAGTTAACACATAACCTTCATTTAGCAGCCTTAGGTTCCTATTCTTACACCTCAACGGAGAACGGACGATTTGCCCCGACATGGGTATGGGCGCAAGGATTAGCATATAGAGGAGAACGAAAGACCGAAGATATATTAGGTAACATCTCTCTTGATTGGAAATATCGTTGGGGGATTAACAAATTATCTACCACCATTCTTGCTGAATATCAGAAGAAAAAGATAGCAGCTTTTTGGACACAAGTAAAGGGATTAACCAACAATTACTTTGGTTATGACAATCTTGGGGCTGCTTCTGACCGTCCTTATGGAGGAACTGGTAGTAGTTATGCTGACCCAAGTCTTACCTCTTTTATGGGTACACTTACCTACACACTGCTCGACCGATACACACTTAATCTGACAACACGTGCAGATGGTTCGTCAATGGTTGGCAAAGACCATACATGGGGCATCTTCCCTTCTATCTCAGCAACTTGGGATATGAAGAAAGAAAGTTTCCTACGCAACAATAAGAGCATTAGTCTTCTGAACCTTCGAACCGGTTATGGTCGGTCTGGAAACCTTGGTGGAATCAGTTCTTATTTGACCTTAAGGCAATATATCCCAGTAGGTTTAATCTCGTACAATGGTACACCAACAGTCACTATGGGTACCTTACGCAATAGTAACCCTGACCTACGTTGGGAGACGCGCAGCACCTTTAATATTGGTACAGACCTTGGGTTGTTCAACAATCGTCTGCTCCTTACAGCAGAGTATTACTATTCCAAGACTACCGATATGCTTTACGAATATGACGTACCTGTACCAACTTTCGCCTTCGACAAGCTATTGGCAAATATCGGTTCTATGTCTAACAGTGGTTTTGAGTTGGGTATTGGCGTCGTTCCTATATCAAAGAAAGACATGGAACTCAATGTCAATGTCAATATGGCATGGCAAAAGAACAAACTCCTTTCTCTCAATGGTAAACATAATGGAAGACAGATGACAGCGTCAGAAATAACCCCTATCGGTGGTATGAATGGCGCAGGTTTCCATGGTGGATATAATGATATTATCTATCAGATTGTAGGTCAACCCTTAGGAGTTTTCTATCTTCCTCACTGCAAAGGAATCGTAGACAACGGACATGGACACAACAAATACGACATTGCTGATTTGAACAATGACAATGTAATCGACCTCAGCGACCATGGCGACCGATATATCGCAGGACAAGCAACACCTAAGATGACCTTAGGTTCTAACATAAGTTTCAGATACAAAGCATTCGACATTTCCTTACAGATGAATGGTGCTTTCGGACATAAGATATTTAACGGAACAACTCTTTCTTTCCTGAACATGTCAAACTTCCCAGACTATAATGTCCTTGCAGAAGCTCCAGCACGGAATATTGTTGACCAGAATGTGACGGATTATTGGTTGGAAAAAGGTGATTATCTAAACTTTGATTATCTTACGATAGGTTGGAATACGCCTATTAAAAACAAATATATCAGTTCACTACGTGTGTCTTTTAGCATCAATAACCTTGCAACAATAACAAGTTATAGTGGCTTAACACCGATTATCAATAGTTATGTAGTAGATAACACTTTAGGTATTGATGACAAACGTACCTATCCTCCTTATCGCACTTACTCTATCGGTGTGAGTATTAAGTTCTAA
- a CDS encoding RagB/SusD family nutrient uptake outer membrane protein gives MKYLLRPLFFLTFLTLTGCLDENSKDSLDEQHTYTTDRDVYVNAVATLYNYIGSDKDSEGLQGTYRGVYDYNTFTTDEAIIPVRGGDWYDGGFWADLYTHNWAEDSKPLYDTWKYLYKVIVFSNDALTTIDKHKQLLTDEQYKAYRAEVRAIRALYYYYLMDMFGNIPLVTTAGESTENADQASRPEVYRFIVKELQEVTPLLPTGHSNLLGKNYGRVTRSVANFLLAKLMLNGEVYSDADWTDNQQPNGKQTYFTINGQQMNIWQACKYYCDELTADGFTLAADYLSNFSVNNENSPENIFTIPLDKHLYKSQFQYLFRSRHYSHGGAFGTGSENGACATISTVKTFGYGTKNVDKRYAYNLYSDTVRVDGNIIYLESGKPLVYMPLAVELNLTNSPYIKTAGARMAKYEVDRNAFNDGKSPDNDIVLFRYADVLLMKAEAAVRNGENGNTELNLVRSRSGMGNRTATLDNILAERLMELMWEGWRRNDLIRFNRFHQSYDLHTAPATEADRHTIVFPIPSRALDLNEKLKQNKGYKR, from the coding sequence ATGAAATACTTACTTCGCCCACTCTTTTTTCTAACTTTCCTCACATTGACTGGTTGTCTGGACGAGAATAGCAAAGATAGCCTCGATGAACAACATACCTACACGACAGATAGAGATGTATATGTCAATGCCGTCGCTACCTTGTATAACTACATAGGAAGTGATAAAGACAGTGAGGGATTACAAGGTACTTATCGTGGTGTATATGATTATAATACGTTCACTACCGATGAAGCAATCATACCTGTCCGTGGTGGAGACTGGTATGATGGAGGCTTTTGGGCTGATTTATATACTCATAACTGGGCAGAAGACAGCAAACCGCTCTACGATACATGGAAATATCTCTATAAAGTAATTGTATTCAGTAATGATGCACTTACAACCATCGACAAACATAAACAACTGCTTACAGATGAGCAATACAAGGCTTATAGGGCTGAGGTTAGGGCTATCCGTGCCTTATACTACTATTACCTTATGGATATGTTTGGAAATATACCATTAGTAACTACGGCTGGCGAAAGTACTGAAAACGCAGATCAAGCAAGTCGCCCTGAGGTATATCGGTTTATTGTAAAAGAACTACAAGAAGTCACCCCACTGCTTCCTACAGGTCATAGTAACCTTCTTGGCAAGAATTATGGACGTGTAACACGTTCTGTAGCCAACTTCCTTCTTGCTAAGTTAATGCTGAATGGTGAGGTTTATTCTGATGCTGATTGGACAGATAATCAACAACCTAATGGTAAGCAAACCTACTTTACCATCAATGGTCAGCAGATGAATATATGGCAAGCCTGCAAATATTACTGCGATGAGTTGACTGCTGATGGCTTTACCTTAGCAGCCGATTATCTCAGCAACTTCTCTGTTAACAACGAGAATTCACCAGAGAATATCTTTACTATCCCACTCGACAAACACCTTTACAAGAGCCAATTCCAGTATCTCTTCCGCTCTCGTCACTACTCACATGGCGGTGCCTTCGGTACAGGCTCTGAGAATGGAGCCTGCGCAACTATTTCAACAGTGAAGACTTTCGGCTATGGTACTAAAAATGTTGACAAGCGATATGCTTATAACCTCTACTCTGACACTGTTCGAGTAGATGGAAATATCATATATTTAGAAAGTGGCAAACCACTTGTTTATATGCCACTTGCTGTAGAGTTAAATCTCACCAACAGCCCATATATCAAGACGGCAGGAGCAAGAATGGCTAAATATGAGGTGGACCGCAACGCCTTTAACGATGGTAAAAGCCCAGACAACGACATTGTTCTCTTCCGTTATGCCGATGTATTGCTAATGAAGGCTGAAGCTGCAGTACGCAACGGAGAGAATGGTAATACTGAACTGAACCTCGTTCGCAGCCGTAGTGGCATGGGAAATAGAACTGCTACATTAGATAACATTCTTGCTGAACGCCTGATGGAACTAATGTGGGAGGGCTGGCGTCGTAATGACCTCATCCGTTTCAATCGTTTCCACCAGTCCTACGACCTTCATACTGCACCCGCAACAGAAGCCGACCGTCATACTATCGTCTTCCCTATTCCATCACGTGCATTAGACCTCAACGAAAAACTGAAACAGAATAAAGGTTATAAACGCTAA